In Chitinophaga nivalis, a single genomic region encodes these proteins:
- a CDS encoding GNAT family N-acetyltransferase, which yields MQFLKSTPEDISVIMELYEAATAYQHLYTDRVWKGFDPAMIEREIAEGRQWKIVIDQQVACVFLITESDPYIWLEMNADPAVYIHRISTNPAFRGNSFVKHIINWAKEFAREQNKLFIRVDTGCPNPKLEDYYLRCGFTPKGITHVGETDTLPKHYQNNDYALFEMKVDA from the coding sequence ATGCAATTTTTAAAAAGTACACCCGAAGATATTTCCGTTATTATGGAGCTTTATGAAGCTGCCACTGCTTATCAACATTTATATACCGACCGGGTGTGGAAAGGATTTGACCCGGCGATGATTGAAAGAGAAATAGCAGAAGGGCGGCAATGGAAAATCGTGATAGATCAGCAGGTAGCCTGTGTTTTTCTGATCACGGAAAGTGATCCGTACATCTGGCTGGAAATGAACGCCGACCCGGCAGTGTATATCCACCGGATCAGTACCAATCCTGCTTTCAGAGGCAACTCTTTCGTGAAGCATATTATTAACTGGGCGAAGGAATTTGCGCGGGAACAAAATAAACTGTTCATCAGAGTAGATACCGGCTGTCCCAATCCGAAACTGGAAGATTATTATCTCCGCTGTGGTTTTACCCCCAAAGGCATTACCCATGTAGGAGAAACAGACACGCTGCCGAAACATTACCAGAATAATGACTATGCGTTGTTTGAAATGAAAGTGGATGCGTAA
- a CDS encoding acetyltransferase, translating into MNICQVNKADYPQLLQVWEASVRATHDFLTETDIQYFKPLILNTYFDAVSLCCTKDETGQITGFMGTADNKVEMLFIHPDTRGKGVGKALLRHGITQLHITEVDVNEQNEQAVGFYRHMGFQVVHRSPVDGMGKPFPILSMVLQPA; encoded by the coding sequence ATGAACATCTGTCAGGTTAACAAAGCAGACTACCCACAGTTGCTCCAGGTATGGGAAGCATCTGTAAGAGCCACACATGATTTCCTAACGGAAACGGATATACAATACTTTAAACCGTTAATATTAAATACCTATTTTGATGCGGTCAGCTTATGCTGTACGAAAGATGAAACCGGACAGATTACCGGCTTTATGGGCACCGCGGATAACAAGGTAGAGATGTTATTTATTCATCCGGATACCCGGGGCAAAGGTGTGGGCAAAGCGTTGCTACGCCACGGCATCACACAGCTCCACATTACCGAAGTGGATGTAAATGAGCAGAACGAACAGGCGGTTGGATTTTACCGCCACATGGGGTTTCAGGTGGTACACCGCTCTCCGGTAGACGGCATGGGCAAACCGTTCCCGATATTATCCATGGTATTACAGCCGGCATAA
- a CDS encoding YiiX family permuted papain-like enzyme: MSVRSKAVWMVMLAGLTAGALTAGVPVRATTEVSRQTVADIREGDIIFQVSQSSLSTAIQLATHSKYSHCGIIFKKAGNWYVYEALQPVRYTPLQEWIARGKDKHYVIRRLRQADSVLTPAVLEKMKTAGAKYQGKNYDFYFGWSDDRIYCSELVWKIYKAATGLEIGALQPLKDFDLSRPEVKAKMQEVYGSKLPLSEMIISPVSMYNSPLLVTVTDK; this comes from the coding sequence ATGTCTGTACGGAGCAAAGCAGTGTGGATGGTGATGCTGGCAGGGTTAACCGCCGGCGCCTTAACGGCGGGAGTTCCCGTGCGTGCAACAACGGAAGTGAGCCGGCAAACGGTAGCGGATATACGCGAAGGAGATATTATATTCCAGGTATCACAATCTTCGCTGAGTACCGCTATTCAGCTGGCTACGCACTCTAAGTATAGTCACTGCGGTATTATTTTTAAGAAAGCAGGCAACTGGTATGTATATGAAGCATTGCAACCGGTACGATATACGCCCCTGCAGGAGTGGATTGCGCGGGGCAAAGATAAACACTATGTGATCCGTCGGCTTCGGCAGGCAGATAGTGTACTCACGCCGGCGGTGCTGGAAAAAATGAAGACAGCCGGCGCGAAGTACCAGGGCAAGAATTATGATTTTTATTTTGGCTGGTCAGACGACCGGATTTATTGTTCAGAATTGGTATGGAAGATCTATAAAGCGGCTACAGGATTGGAAATAGGGGCCTTACAACCCCTGAAGGATTTCGATCTCAGCAGACCGGAAGTAAAGGCGAAGATGCAGGAAGTATATGGTAGCAAGCTGCCGTTATCGGAGATGATTATTTCTCCGGTGAGTATGTATAATTCGCCACTGCTGGTAACGGTAACGGATAAATGA
- a CDS encoding phosphotransferase produces MQHFPVSNSNLSASALATWLQHQYQLSGTIQCRIIKAGINDTYLVDTGSHKYVFRVYSLHWRTRAEIEAELQLLLFLQENQLSVSYPIADPQQQYLQVLPAPEGDRYGVLFSYADGEKLHQYADEVHYQIGVLMARFHQLTHHRTLNRVTYTPQLLLVDSLEKIGQFLSAGTEEMHFMQAAQQYLLATLNQADTAAIRHGGVHLDIWYDNLNINTAHQVTLFDFDFCGNGWLCIDIAYYLLQLSNMIRDEATFQVKQACFLEGYTSITSISEEEKRLLPALGVSVYFFYLGVQCARYDNWSNSFLSESYLKRFINQLVKRYYDLHQLGTPS; encoded by the coding sequence ATGCAACACTTCCCTGTTTCCAACTCCAACCTTTCTGCCAGCGCCCTGGCCACGTGGCTACAACATCAATATCAGCTCAGTGGTACTATACAATGCCGTATTATTAAAGCGGGTATCAATGATACTTACCTGGTTGATACCGGCAGCCACAAATATGTATTCCGGGTGTATAGCCTCCACTGGCGTACCCGCGCCGAGATCGAGGCAGAGCTGCAACTCTTGCTGTTCCTGCAGGAAAATCAGCTGTCGGTATCCTACCCCATTGCCGACCCGCAGCAACAATACCTGCAGGTGCTGCCCGCGCCGGAAGGCGACCGTTACGGCGTGTTGTTCTCCTATGCCGACGGCGAGAAGCTGCATCAATATGCCGATGAAGTACATTACCAGATAGGCGTGCTGATGGCACGGTTCCACCAGCTTACCCATCACCGGACATTAAACAGAGTTACCTATACACCGCAGTTGCTATTGGTGGATTCGCTCGAAAAGATCGGACAGTTTTTATCTGCCGGTACCGAAGAAATGCATTTTATGCAGGCCGCCCAACAATATCTGCTGGCGACACTCAACCAGGCCGATACGGCAGCCATCCGCCACGGAGGCGTACACCTGGATATCTGGTATGATAACCTGAACATTAATACCGCGCATCAGGTCACCCTTTTTGACTTCGACTTTTGCGGCAATGGCTGGCTATGTATAGATATTGCCTATTACCTGCTGCAGCTCAGTAACATGATTCGCGATGAGGCTACTTTCCAGGTCAAACAGGCTTGCTTCCTGGAAGGCTATACTTCCATTACATCCATCAGCGAGGAAGAAAAACGGTTGTTACCTGCCCTCGGCGTCAGTGTATATTTCTTTTATCTGGGGGTACAATGTGCGCGGTATGACAACTGGTCGAATTCCTTTTTAAGTGAAAGTTACCTGAAACGGTTCATCAACCAGCTGGTGAAGCGGTACTATGATCTTCATCAGCTGGGAACTCCATCATAA
- a CDS encoding murein L,D-transpeptidase catalytic domain family protein, which translates to MTFLERCRYLFFVGLLPVGLFLSACEENKKTPAIPQREAGYAVLDPQRVHKKAAQLQQYAAAHGYNTQYALLIDFRVFSGNPRFVCYDLRRRRILSKGLVCHGQGPDYRVEKPVFSNVNGSRCSSLGRYRIGGKYNGRFGTAYKLYGLDSSNSRAFERFVVLHGHACVPEEAQLQGLCRSDGCPTLNPAYFETVQTYLDKPGKPVLLWIYH; encoded by the coding sequence ATGACATTTTTAGAAAGATGCCGTTACCTGTTTTTCGTAGGGTTGTTGCCGGTAGGCCTGTTTTTATCTGCTTGTGAAGAAAACAAAAAGACGCCGGCAATACCGCAACGGGAAGCTGGTTATGCTGTACTGGACCCGCAACGGGTACATAAAAAAGCCGCACAGCTGCAACAGTATGCGGCCGCACATGGTTACAACACGCAATATGCTTTGCTGATTGATTTCCGCGTTTTTTCGGGCAATCCCCGTTTTGTATGTTATGATCTGCGCAGGCGGCGGATCCTGAGTAAGGGCCTGGTATGCCACGGCCAGGGACCGGATTACCGGGTGGAAAAACCCGTTTTCTCCAACGTAAATGGCAGCCGCTGTTCTTCGCTGGGGCGCTACCGGATTGGCGGCAAATACAATGGTCGTTTCGGTACGGCCTATAAGTTATATGGGCTGGACAGTAGCAACAGCCGTGCCTTTGAACGGTTTGTGGTATTGCACGGCCATGCCTGCGTACCCGAGGAAGCGCAATTACAAGGACTATGCCGCAGCGATGGCTGCCCTACTTTAAACCCCGCTTACTTTGAAACCGTACAGACTTACCTGGACAAACCCGGTAAGCCGGTACTGTTGTGGATATATCATTAA
- a CDS encoding serine O-acetyltransferase: MDTQALVNLLRKTHQAEWEATPTSQDAISWLNDLVQFLFPGNHLPKYTSYEGVLKKNQIDLENMLLTYLDPREINIEAIVAAFYDSLGTIYQHLRQDAATIHAYDPAATSVNEVIVSYPGFYAITVYRIANRLSQLQVPVLPRIISEFAHGKTGIDIHPEASIGVPFVIDHGTGIVIGATSVIGANVVIYQGVTLGALQVAKELSTSKRHPTVEDNVIIYARSTILGGETVIGRNSIIGGSVFVTKSIQPYSQVFNTHQLRILIKSENRNEDLPTGT, from the coding sequence ATGGATACCCAAGCCCTGGTAAATCTTTTGCGTAAAACCCATCAGGCAGAATGGGAGGCGACCCCCACATCACAGGATGCCATCTCGTGGCTGAACGATTTGGTACAGTTTCTTTTTCCCGGTAATCATCTCCCTAAATATACTTCCTATGAAGGGGTGCTTAAAAAAAATCAGATCGATCTGGAAAACATGTTGCTGACCTACCTCGATCCCCGGGAAATTAATATCGAAGCAATTGTGGCTGCCTTTTATGATTCGCTCGGTACCATTTACCAGCATCTCCGGCAGGACGCTGCTACGATTCATGCCTACGACCCGGCCGCTACGAGTGTCAACGAAGTGATTGTATCCTACCCGGGATTTTATGCCATCACCGTATATCGTATTGCCAACCGCTTATCACAGTTGCAGGTACCGGTACTGCCCCGCATCATCAGCGAATTCGCCCATGGTAAAACAGGTATTGATATTCATCCGGAAGCCTCTATCGGCGTCCCTTTTGTCATTGACCATGGTACGGGTATTGTCATTGGGGCTACCAGTGTCATCGGCGCCAATGTGGTGATTTATCAGGGGGTAACCCTGGGGGCTTTACAGGTAGCCAAGGAATTATCTACTTCCAAGCGGCATCCTACGGTAGAAGACAATGTAATTATTTATGCCAGAAGTACGATACTGGGAGGCGAAACCGTGATCGGCAGAAACAGTATCATTGGGGGCAGTGTGTTTGTGACCAAAAGTATCCAGCCGTATTCCCAGGTATTTAATACCCACCAGCTCCGTATCCTGATTAAATCCGAAAACAGGAATGAAGACCTGCCCACCGGCACCTGA
- a CDS encoding cellulase family glycosylhydrolase, with protein sequence MQIHVFRHVLWLFVVMTLFTTPAYSQLSRLQANGTRMVNEAGQEVILKGVGLGGWLLQEGYMIKPSFTGGGTQWSIKKRLYDQGQSDAAVENFYQQWRNNFITRADIDYMASLGFNCVRIPLHYELFLTNAQRAVRNGVARNSNTYSSYVSSLGTWYNNNQLFNDASLEGFRLIDSLLAWSTARNIYVVLDLHAAPGAQGTDANIADALKGNDLWNTPIYQDITVRLWQRLSARYHQQNAIAFYDLINEPNNVPDNRWIHALYERLINAIRAQGDNHLLMIEGNGWGNQYDYMEPFTFSNRSNLVYNAHRYWITNSPTTTDPNPNQINLIANLVNFRQTHNVPVWVGETGENNNTWLSENISALNAKGIGWCHWTYKRFDAGENAALRRIPPPYLMDGAGNMNAVLQNIRFENTVANDGTVAAVAPGPPASPAPIGATITLRGFNQAYVSSENGTTPMNCNRTTAGGWEQFVVTAAGNGKIALRSQGKYVSSENGTQAITCNRTSIQDWEKFDWIVNADGKISLRGNNGRYISSENGTQPMTCNRTAISGWEAFTVTILAAATQAEIPISDAVLFPNPAVPGSIVQVQLSTFDAHFPVRVTVTDIRKNVRIDRQYNSSRITFSTDNLSAGYYMVLITNGTTRLVKKLLIP encoded by the coding sequence ATGCAGATCCACGTTTTCCGCCATGTCCTATGGTTATTTGTTGTTATGACCCTGTTTACAACGCCCGCCTATTCCCAGTTGTCCCGTTTGCAGGCCAACGGCACCCGAATGGTCAATGAAGCCGGCCAGGAAGTGATCCTGAAAGGGGTTGGCCTCGGGGGCTGGCTACTACAGGAAGGGTATATGATTAAACCATCCTTTACCGGTGGCGGCACCCAATGGTCCATTAAAAAACGGCTGTATGACCAGGGGCAGTCTGACGCAGCGGTAGAAAATTTCTACCAGCAGTGGCGCAACAACTTTATTACCCGGGCAGACATCGATTACATGGCTTCCCTTGGTTTTAACTGTGTGCGTATTCCACTACATTATGAATTGTTTCTCACCAACGCACAACGGGCTGTTCGTAACGGCGTAGCCCGCAACAGCAATACCTACAGCAGTTATGTCAGTTCGCTGGGCACCTGGTACAATAACAACCAGCTGTTCAATGATGCCAGCCTGGAAGGCTTCCGGCTGATCGACAGCCTGCTGGCCTGGAGCACTGCCCGGAACATCTATGTGGTACTGGACCTGCATGCTGCCCCCGGCGCACAGGGTACAGACGCCAATATTGCCGACGCCCTGAAAGGCAATGACCTCTGGAATACACCCATCTACCAGGATATTACCGTACGCCTGTGGCAACGGTTGTCTGCCCGCTACCATCAGCAAAATGCCATTGCTTTTTATGACCTCATCAACGAACCTAATAATGTACCCGACAACCGGTGGATACATGCCCTGTACGAACGGCTCATCAATGCCATCCGGGCGCAGGGCGACAACCACCTGCTGATGATAGAAGGCAATGGCTGGGGTAACCAGTACGACTATATGGAACCATTTACTTTCAGCAACCGCAGCAACCTGGTGTACAATGCCCATCGTTACTGGATTACCAACTCTCCCACCACTACCGACCCCAATCCCAACCAGATCAACCTGATTGCCAACCTGGTTAACTTCCGGCAAACGCATAACGTACCGGTATGGGTAGGAGAAACCGGGGAAAACAACAACACCTGGCTCAGTGAAAATATCAGCGCGTTGAATGCCAAAGGTATCGGCTGGTGCCACTGGACCTACAAACGTTTTGATGCCGGAGAAAATGCCGCCCTCCGCCGGATACCACCGCCCTATCTGATGGACGGCGCCGGCAATATGAATGCAGTTTTACAAAATATCCGTTTTGAAAATACCGTTGCCAACGACGGTACCGTAGCCGCAGTGGCGCCGGGGCCGCCCGCTTCTCCTGCCCCCATAGGCGCTACCATTACCCTGCGGGGATTCAATCAGGCATACGTCAGCAGTGAAAACGGGACCACCCCTATGAACTGCAACCGCACCACCGCCGGTGGATGGGAACAGTTTGTAGTAACAGCTGCCGGCAACGGCAAAATTGCCCTGCGCAGCCAGGGGAAATATGTATCTTCTGAAAACGGGACCCAGGCTATTACGTGTAACCGTACCAGTATCCAGGACTGGGAAAAATTTGACTGGATTGTAAATGCCGACGGGAAGATTTCCCTGCGGGGGAATAACGGCCGTTATATTTCCAGTGAAAACGGTACGCAGCCGATGACCTGTAACCGTACCGCCATCAGCGGCTGGGAAGCATTTACGGTAACCATACTGGCTGCCGCCACGCAGGCTGAGATACCCATCAGTGATGCAGTGCTATTTCCCAACCCTGCCGTACCGGGCAGCATCGTTCAGGTACAGCTATCTACCTTCGATGCCCATTTTCCGGTACGCGTGACGGTAACGGATATCCGTAAAAATGTACGGATAGACCGGCAATACAACAGCAGCCGGATTACCTTCTCCACCGATAACCTGTCTGCCGGGTACTACATGGTATTGATTACCAATGGTACAACCCGTCTCGTAAAAAAACTACTCATTCCTTAA
- a CDS encoding SusC/RagA family TonB-linked outer membrane protein — protein sequence MYKIYLSRYLLRFFMHPRLSALCLFTPALLQTSFVLAQEKYSVQGKITDEKNAPLTGVSVSEAGTRNGVVTNVDGFFRLPVTSKNSTLHISFIGYENKDVAITGDGPLQIMLVPRLKQLNDVVITGYGKTSKKNVIGAISSVNAGEFNQGVIGNPAMLLQGKVPGLTVTKSGNPNQTPTVILRGPSTLRNGAQEPFYVIDGVPGAPIDIVPPDDIASIDVLKDGASTAIYGARAANGVIMVTTRRPKNDQMKLSYNAYIGVEQVAKRLQVLTGDELRQYLADNGQVLAPANNDLDPVTQQPVNTDWQKEVQRTAVSQNHHLSLMGNAKATTYGLSVNYLSNPGIIKGSDLNRLGIRANIGQRAFNDRLRLDFSVFNTITNQQNSPDAVLSNMLNYLPTVSVKRPDGSFTEDYAGNVRGSNNPVALIENNQDKTKTSRLLANGLAEVTILPGLTYTASLSTQRDQFTRNIYYNSLSVLAKGNNGKASRTAWINTRNLIESYFNYDLTTGKHQFKLLAGYSWQEDQNGDGFGVTTQGFGSDALSYNNLGLSNPPPGTIVFDNSTSTTLTTLRLISYYARLNYQYADKYYFQASLRNDGSSAFGKNSRWGYFPAVSAGWRISQEAFMKQLRFLEDLKLRVSYGVSGNSLGFDPLAAQLQYSTVGRYYDNGQLINAIAPVQNANPDLKWERTGMFNAGIDFVLFHGRLSGAIDYYNKQTDDLIWNYPVSTTQYIATTLLTNVGKVSNKGIEVILNATPVSTKDFSWRTTINVSHNTNSISSLSSGQFTLKDIPVAILGGKGQSGNWSQKVTEGQPIGTFTLFHYLGKDKDGISTYQKADGSVTTSPTTADLLTAGNAQPKITYGWSNTFTWKAFDLTLFIRGVSGNKILNATLAGLNTPTDAKMTNVARYTLQESYNDKNSFLVSDRFLENGAYLRMENLTLGYTIKTRSPHISKLRVYANVNNVFTITQYTGIDPEVDLGGLTPGIDVRNYYPKTRSFIVGINTTF from the coding sequence ATGTACAAGATCTATCTCAGTCGTTACCTGTTGCGGTTTTTCATGCACCCGCGGCTGTCTGCTCTTTGTCTGTTCACCCCTGCGCTACTCCAGACATCCTTTGTGCTGGCACAGGAAAAATACAGTGTGCAGGGCAAGATAACAGATGAGAAAAACGCCCCGCTCACCGGTGTAAGTGTATCGGAAGCCGGCACCCGCAATGGCGTAGTAACCAATGTGGATGGCTTCTTCCGCCTGCCGGTAACCAGTAAAAACAGTACCCTCCACATTTCTTTCATCGGGTATGAAAACAAAGACGTTGCCATCACCGGTGACGGACCACTACAAATCATGCTGGTACCACGGCTGAAACAACTGAACGACGTAGTGATTACCGGCTACGGCAAAACCAGCAAGAAAAATGTCATCGGCGCCATCAGCTCTGTGAACGCAGGAGAATTCAACCAGGGCGTCATCGGCAATCCGGCCATGCTGCTGCAAGGTAAAGTACCCGGGCTGACCGTTACCAAAAGCGGGAATCCTAACCAAACGCCCACGGTTATACTAAGAGGGCCATCCACGTTGCGCAACGGCGCCCAGGAACCATTTTACGTAATTGATGGCGTACCCGGTGCGCCTATTGACATCGTCCCTCCGGATGATATTGCCTCCATCGATGTATTGAAAGATGGCGCCTCTACCGCTATCTATGGTGCCCGTGCAGCCAACGGTGTTATTATGGTCACCACCCGCCGGCCTAAGAACGACCAGATGAAGCTATCCTACAACGCCTACATCGGCGTAGAACAGGTGGCCAAACGCCTGCAGGTACTAACCGGCGATGAACTCCGCCAATACCTTGCAGACAACGGACAGGTACTGGCACCCGCCAACAATGACCTCGACCCCGTTACCCAACAACCCGTGAATACAGACTGGCAAAAAGAAGTACAGCGCACGGCCGTTTCCCAGAACCACCACCTTTCGCTGATGGGTAACGCCAAAGCCACTACGTACGGTTTAAGTGTGAACTACCTCAGCAACCCCGGTATCATCAAAGGCTCAGACCTGAACCGGCTGGGTATCCGCGCCAACATTGGCCAGCGGGCTTTTAACGACCGGTTACGGCTGGACTTCTCCGTATTCAACACCATTACGAACCAGCAAAACTCACCGGATGCAGTACTCTCCAATATGTTGAATTACCTGCCTACGGTGTCTGTCAAACGGCCGGATGGCAGCTTTACCGAAGACTATGCCGGCAATGTACGCGGCAGCAATAATCCCGTGGCGCTGATTGAAAACAACCAGGATAAAACCAAAACATCCCGGTTGCTGGCCAACGGCCTGGCGGAAGTAACTATCCTGCCCGGTCTTACTTACACCGCCAGCCTGTCGACACAGCGGGACCAGTTTACGCGCAACATTTACTACAACAGTTTATCTGTACTCGCCAAAGGCAACAACGGGAAAGCTTCGCGTACCGCCTGGATCAATACCCGTAATCTCATTGAGTCCTATTTCAACTACGATCTCACCACCGGTAAACATCAGTTTAAATTACTGGCGGGTTACTCCTGGCAGGAAGACCAGAACGGAGATGGATTTGGCGTTACCACACAAGGATTTGGCAGTGATGCACTTTCCTACAACAACCTCGGACTGAGCAATCCGCCGCCAGGCACGATTGTATTCGATAACTCCACTTCCACCACGTTGACGACACTTCGTCTTATTTCCTACTATGCCCGGTTGAATTATCAGTATGCCGACAAATATTACTTCCAGGCATCCCTGCGTAATGATGGTTCTTCTGCATTTGGTAAAAATTCCCGCTGGGGTTATTTCCCGGCCGTCTCTGCGGGCTGGCGTATCAGTCAGGAAGCCTTTATGAAGCAGCTCCGTTTCCTGGAAGATCTCAAGCTGCGGGTAAGTTATGGCGTATCCGGCAATTCGCTTGGCTTCGATCCGCTGGCAGCACAACTGCAATACAGCACGGTAGGCCGCTACTATGACAACGGACAACTGATCAATGCGATTGCACCGGTACAAAATGCCAACCCCGATCTTAAATGGGAACGTACCGGGATGTTCAATGCCGGTATCGACTTTGTGTTGTTCCACGGGCGGTTGAGTGGCGCTATTGATTACTACAACAAACAAACGGATGACCTCATCTGGAACTATCCGGTATCCACTACGCAGTATATTGCCACCACCCTGCTAACCAACGTAGGCAAGGTAAGCAACAAGGGTATAGAAGTGATCCTGAATGCCACCCCGGTGAGTACGAAAGATTTTTCCTGGAGAACCACGATCAACGTATCGCACAATACCAACAGTATCAGTTCTCTCTCCAGCGGACAGTTTACCTTAAAGGATATACCCGTAGCCATATTAGGTGGTAAAGGACAATCCGGTAACTGGAGCCAGAAAGTAACCGAAGGCCAGCCCATTGGTACTTTCACCTTGTTTCATTACCTGGGTAAAGACAAAGATGGTATCTCCACCTATCAGAAAGCCGATGGCAGCGTAACCACTTCTCCCACAACCGCCGACCTGCTGACGGCCGGCAACGCACAGCCTAAGATCACCTATGGCTGGAGCAATACTTTCACCTGGAAAGCCTTTGATCTCACACTGTTTATCCGTGGCGTATCGGGCAATAAAATACTCAACGCCACCCTCGCCGGCCTGAACACGCCTACCGATGCCAAGATGACGAATGTGGCCCGGTATACCCTGCAGGAGTCTTACAATGATAAAAACTCCTTCCTGGTATCCGACCGGTTCCTGGAAAACGGCGCTTACCTCCGGATGGAAAATCTGACGCTGGGTTATACCATCAAAACCCGTAGTCCGCATATCAGCAAACTACGGGTGTATGCCAACGTCAATAATGTATTTACCATCACGCAGTATACCGGTATAGATCCGGAAGTGGACCTGGGCGGCCTTACCCCCGGTATTGATGTCAGAAATTATTACCCTAAAACCCGGTCTTTCATCGTAGGTATCAACACTACTTTCTGA
- a CDS encoding RagB/SusD family nutrient uptake outer membrane protein, with amino-acid sequence MALRNQRLYICMLILVALSACRKLDVDVASRYTPSNFPTNGASYAAAVGAVYSQLANSKSGDPTYFMNGTGFSYGVDYWMLQELSTDEAFIPARDGNWDDGGKYRFLHLHTWSSSLPFVISTWQWGFGGINIANNAINLVNAAPGNSQQATYLAELRTMRSLFYFFMMDLYGNVPIIDTFPVTTLPATQPRAAVFAFIENTLKKALPDLPVAVNGSTYGRATKWMAYALLEKMYLNAQYYTGTPRYTDAIAMADSILINAPYSLDADYMAVFKPENGPQIQETIFAIPYDANLIPGNHFTRFGLHPFLKARFDLPEAFGPSIALSTIPDFYARFNLPGDVRNNTWLAGKQTNKDGSVMKVRTSTKTLDATYTGPDTPIDWEVVITPELPLKKGGEGKLDVGNDLLAQLKGARSIKFYPDKNINTATRFQNNDIPVFRLADVLLMKAEAILRGGAPTTVKGELQTADVLVNKIRNRAHTSLVSDITLNELLDERAREMAWEGWRRNDLIRFGKFEDKWGFKEKNNETFRRIFPIPAIELSLNPRLIPNPGY; translated from the coding sequence ATGGCACTACGTAATCAACGCTTATATATATGCATGCTCATCCTGGTGGCTTTGTCTGCCTGCCGTAAACTGGATGTGGATGTGGCCTCCCGGTATACGCCTTCCAACTTCCCTACCAACGGCGCTTCCTATGCAGCAGCCGTAGGTGCAGTATATTCCCAGCTGGCCAACAGTAAATCCGGCGACCCTACCTATTTCATGAATGGTACCGGTTTCAGTTACGGCGTCGACTACTGGATGCTGCAGGAGCTGTCTACCGATGAGGCCTTCATTCCGGCCCGCGATGGTAACTGGGATGACGGAGGTAAATACCGTTTCCTACACCTGCATACCTGGTCTTCCAGCCTGCCTTTTGTCATCAGCACCTGGCAGTGGGGATTTGGGGGTATCAACATCGCCAACAATGCCATTAACCTGGTGAACGCGGCTCCCGGCAACAGCCAGCAGGCCACTTACCTGGCAGAACTGCGCACCATGCGTTCCCTGTTTTACTTTTTCATGATGGACCTCTATGGCAATGTACCCATCATCGATACCTTTCCGGTGACCACCCTGCCTGCCACGCAGCCGCGCGCAGCAGTATTCGCCTTTATAGAAAATACCCTGAAAAAAGCGCTGCCTGATTTACCGGTTGCCGTCAACGGCAGCACCTATGGCCGGGCCACTAAATGGATGGCCTATGCGCTGCTGGAAAAAATGTATCTCAATGCCCAGTACTATACCGGTACGCCACGTTATACCGACGCCATTGCCATGGCAGACAGTATCCTCATCAACGCGCCGTATAGCCTGGATGCCGATTACATGGCTGTTTTCAAACCGGAGAACGGACCGCAGATACAGGAAACCATCTTCGCCATTCCCTATGATGCCAATCTGATTCCGGGGAATCATTTTACCCGGTTCGGATTACATCCCTTTTTAAAGGCCAGATTTGATCTCCCGGAGGCTTTCGGACCCAGTATAGCCCTGAGCACCATTCCCGACTTCTATGCCCGTTTTAACCTGCCTGGCGACGTACGTAACAATACCTGGCTGGCTGGTAAACAAACCAATAAAGATGGTTCCGTCATGAAAGTACGTACCAGCACCAAAACGCTGGACGCCACCTATACCGGGCCGGATACACCGATAGACTGGGAAGTGGTAATCACACCGGAGCTGCCGCTGAAAAAAGGCGGAGAAGGCAAACTGGATGTAGGCAATGATTTGCTGGCACAGCTAAAAGGCGCCCGTTCCATTAAATTCTATCCGGATAAAAATATCAATACCGCTACCCGCTTTCAGAACAACGACATCCCCGTATTCCGCCTGGCTGATGTATTGCTGATGAAAGCAGAAGCGATTTTGCGCGGTGGTGCACCCACTACTGTGAAGGGCGAACTACAGACAGCGGATGTACTGGTGAATAAAATCCGGAACCGTGCCCATACCTCACTGGTCAGTGATATTACCCTGAATGAATTACTCGACGAGCGTGCCCGGGAAATGGCCTGGGAAGGCTGGAGAAGGAATGACCTGATTCGCTTCGGTAAATTTGAAGACAAGTGGGGTTTCAAAGAAAAAAATAACGAAACATTCCGTCGGATTTTCCCCATCCCGGCGATAGAGTTATCACTGAATCCCCGGCTGATTCCGAATCCGGGATACTGA